Genomic DNA from Nitrospirota bacterium:
GCGTAAGGTTTTCCTTTGTTCGCGCCATCAGGTCCTTTCGTGGTCCTTTATTGAGTAGCGCATCAAAGGCGTCATCATTGATATTCCCCAGTCTAAACCCCTGTTCGCCGGCAAAACGATTGCAAGGATACACTGAACCATCGGGGAGGAATGAAACAAATTTGGAAAAGCAACTGTCATCCGCGCTGCAATAGAACGGCATGCCGCCGTATATGATGCCGAGTAAAATGCTGTGAGGCGGGTTCACAGTAATCGTCGGCTGCGGGTCATCAAACCAGACATCAAACAAACGAATCAGAACATCGGTATATTCTGCGGGCGTCAAGGACTGTAAATCAGTCGCCTGACCGCGATTCGGCGTCACCGGAGACATGGTAAACGGCAAGCCGAGTGACTTCATATTGCGATAAATCTCCTCCACATAGGGAAGCGTCTCACGGCTGATGACGCAGATCACCCCGATAGTGAGCCCGCGCTCCTTGGCGCGCATAAGATTCTCGACAACCTTATCATAAGTGCACTCGTTGCTTTTGCTTCGCCTTTTTGCATCGTGTAGTTCCCGCAACCCGTCTATACTGCTACCTACCCCGAAAGCGTTGTCTCGCAAGAAATCAATCCACTCGTCATTCAGCAGTGTGCCATTCGTCTGGATAGAGTTACGATATTGAAAGCCTTCCGATGCCATACGATTCTGAACATCCAGAACGTTTTTATAAAATGGGATACCCGCCAAAAGCGGCTCGCCGCCATGCCAGATGAATTTCGTTTCAGCGCCCTGACCATTGTAGCGGAGAAGAGCTTTAATGATTATCTCTGCTGTTTCCTTCGTCATAATGGATGCTGAAGGTCTTTTGGCAAAACAATATTCGCACGATAAATTGCACG
This window encodes:
- a CDS encoding radical SAM protein — encoded protein: MSGIVEVATTCNLSCEYCFAKRPSASIMTKETAEIIIKALLRYNGQGAETKFIWHGGEPLLAGIPFYKNVLDVQNRMASEGFQYRNSIQTNGTLLNDEWIDFLRDNAFGVGSSIDGLRELHDAKRRSKSNECTYDKVVENLMRAKERGLTIGVICVISRETLPYVEEIYRNMKSLGLPFTMSPVTPNRGQATDLQSLTPAEYTDVLIRLFDVWFDDPQPTITVNPPHSILLGIIYGGMPFYCSADDSCFSKFVSFLPDGSVYPCNRFAGEQGFRLGNINDDAFDALLNKGPRKDLMARTKENLTPCSTCESNSMCRGGCAHHAFSFYGDIMKPDYYCKAFFKAFSYYNERLNTMLSKAEFTEKERVS